Within the Thermosynechococcus sichuanensis E542 genome, the region AATGTGGGACTAAATAGCCTTAGAAAATGTCCTACCAGATTTTTGTTGCAGGTAGGTATCAAAGAGGGCGGCTACATTGCGGATGAGGAGTCGGCCTACGGGGGTGACCTCTAGGCGATCGCGCCCCAAATCAATGAGGCCATCGGCAGCCAATTCCCGCAGCGCCGCTAACTCAGAGGCAAAGTGGGTATCAAAATCGAGATTAAACTGGCGGGCAATCGCCGATTTATCAAGGGTAAATTGGCACATTAGTTCCATGATGATCGTGCGGCGCAGCAAATCCTCACGGTGCAGTTGAATGCCGCGTTCAGTGGCCAGTTGACCCGCCGCAATATCACTAAAGTAGGTGGCCAAGTGCTTCTGATTTTGGGCATAGGCCTCCTGCAACATACTAATCGAGGTAAGGCCAAAGCCAATCAAATCCGCAGTGGGCAGTGTGGTATAGCCCTGAAAGTTGCGCTTCAGCGTCCCTGCTTCTTGGGCGATCGCCAGTTCATCAGTGGGCTTGGCAAAGTGATCCATGCCGATGTACCGATAGCCCTGACTGGTCAGCGTCTCAATCACCCGCTGCAAAATGGCCAGTTTTGTTGCACCATCGGGGAGGGTTGTTGGGTCAATGCGTTTTTGAATCGGTTTGAGATTGGGCAGATAGGCAAAGTTAAAGACCGCAATGCGATCGGGGTCAAGGCGTAGCGTTTTAGCAATTGTGGCTTCAAAGGACTGGACGCTTTGATAGGGCAGGCCATAGATGAGGTCAATGTTGACACTCGCAAACTCCGCCACGCGGATCCACTCCATCACCTGAAAGAGCCATGCTTCAGGCTGGATGCGATTCACTGCCAGTTGCACTTGGGGATCAAAGTCCTGCAGGCCGAAGCTGATGCGATTGAAGCCGAGATCCCGCAGCCGGAAGAGGTACTCGCGGTTGATATAGCGGGGATTGACCTCAATGGAAATTTCCGCATCGTTGGCAAATTCAAAGTGGTGGCTGAGCGTCCGCCACAGGGATTCCACTTGGTCAATCGTGAGGTAGTTGGGGGTACCGCCGCCCCAGTGCATTTGAATCACCGGACGAGTGCGATCCAGCCGTGCCGCCACTTGGGCAATTTCCGCCGCCAAGGCATCCAAGTAGGTTTTGGCAATGGTTTGGCTTTGGGTGACGATGACGTTGCAACCGCAAAAGTAGCAGGCGGTTTGGCAAAAAGGAATATGCACGTAGAGGGAGAGGGGC harbors:
- the hemN gene encoding oxygen-independent coproporphyrinogen III oxidase, which produces MSVVQPIQFDRALLQKYDRPLPRYTSYPTAAEFTADFDRHCFQRELLRSNEAHLPLSLYVHIPFCQTACYFCGCNVIVTQSQTIAKTYLDALAAEIAQVAARLDRTRPVIQMHWGGGTPNYLTIDQVESLWRTLSHHFEFANDAEISIEVNPRYINREYLFRLRDLGFNRISFGLQDFDPQVQLAVNRIQPEAWLFQVMEWIRVAEFASVNIDLIYGLPYQSVQSFEATIAKTLRLDPDRIAVFNFAYLPNLKPIQKRIDPTTLPDGATKLAILQRVIETLTSQGYRYIGMDHFAKPTDELAIAQEAGTLKRNFQGYTTLPTADLIGFGLTSISMLQEAYAQNQKHLATYFSDIAAGQLATERGIQLHREDLLRRTIIMELMCQFTLDKSAIARQFNLDFDTHFASELAALRELAADGLIDLGRDRLEVTPVGRLLIRNVAALFDTYLQQKSGRTFSKAI